The following proteins are encoded in a genomic region of Solea senegalensis isolate Sse05_10M linkage group LG5, IFAPA_SoseM_1, whole genome shotgun sequence:
- the hdr gene encoding hematopoietic death receptor isoform X2, producing the protein MTTFVKVLLLLLLACSAALPAMSLPLPGVDSVGNRTRRHVHCRYELEYSHNNLCCAVCPAGTHVTAHCSRSGEMGKCEACDDGITYTEHANDLNQCLKCTQCRSDQEVVKLCTATLNAECRCKSGLFCSPDEACEVCKKCKRCGKDEEVVRNCTATTNTECKKVPPKSDPDSANTTLIVSLIGLLIGSGILIMGCAFLWRWWKKRQTTEPERNSSDDTKTGQHVTDNCLSDETRRPNWQQLKDEDFPKLVPVNGEESLRKCFEYFEEVDVNFHKRFFRQLGVTDNVIKSKDNLPYEDRIDELLKIWMEREGRDASLNSLLKALLDLNQRRTAEVIVEKALSDDLYVHEC; encoded by the exons ATGACAACCTTCGTTAAG gttctgttgttgttgttgttggcgtGCTCGGCCGCCTTACCCGCGATGTCATTGCCGCTGCCTGGCGTGGACTCTGTGGGCAACAGGACGCGACGACATGTCCATTGCAGATACGAGCTCGAGTACTCGCATAACAACCTCTGCTGTGCGGTCTGTCCAGCTG GAACACACGTGACGGCACACTGCTCCAGATCTGGGGAGATGGGGAAATGTGAGGCGTGTGACGACGGGATAACGTACACCGAACACGCCAACGATCTaaatcagtgtttgaaatgcaCACAGTGTCGCTCAG ATCAGGAGGTTGTAAAGCTGTGCACCGCCACTCTAAATGCGGAATGTCGGTGCAAATCTGGGCTGTTTTGTTCCCCGGACGAAGCCTGTGAAGTGTGCAAGAAATGTAAAAG GTGTGGAAAGGATGAGGAGGTTGTGAGGAACTGCACGGCCACCACCAACACGGAGTGTAAGAAAGTCCCGCCCAAGTCTGACCCTGACTCAG CAAACACCACACTGATTGTGTCATTGATCGGTTTATTGATCGGTTCTGGGATCCTCATCATGGGATGTGCGTTTTTGTGGCGGTGGTGGAAGAAAAGGCAAACGACGG AGCCAGAGAGAAATTCATCTGATGACACGAAAACCGGACAG CATGTCACGGACAACTGTCTCAGCGATGAAACCCGAAGGCCGAACTGGCAACAACTG AAAGACGAGGACTTCCCCAAACTTGTTCCAGTGAACG GCGAGGAGTCTCTGAGGAAGTGCTTCGAGTACTTTGAGGAGGTCGACGTCAACTTCCACAAGAGATTCTTCCGTCAGCTCGGCGTCACGGACAACGTCATCAAGAGCAAAGACAACCTTCCCTACGAAGACCGGATCGACGAGCTGCTGAAGATTTGGATGGAGCGGGAGGGCAGGGACGCCAGCTTAAACTCCCTGCTCAAAGCTCTGCTCGATCTGAATCAGCGGCGGACGGCGGAGGTCATCGTGGAGAAAGCTCTCAGCGATGACCTCTATGTACACGAGTGTTAA
- the hdr gene encoding hematopoietic death receptor isoform X1, giving the protein MTTFVKVLLLLLLACSAALPAMSLPLPGVDSVGNRTRRHVHCRYELEYSHNNLCCAVCPAGTHVTAHCSRSGEMGKCEACDDGITYTEHANDLNQCLKCTQCRSDQEVVKLCTATLNAECRCKSGLFCSPDEACEVCKKCKRCGKDEEVVRNCTATTNTECKKVPPKSDPDSANTTLIVSLIGLLIGSGILIMGCAFLWRWWKKRQTTEPERNSSDDTKTGQHVTDNCLSDETRRPNWQQLVRTVPQTGTEEERKVLCESLSSSASNSQHSLTGLPCSAYNPPQCSPAVPVQLPNRRKDEDFPKLVPVNGEESLRKCFEYFEEVDVNFHKRFFRQLGVTDNVIKSKDNLPYEDRIDELLKIWMEREGRDASLNSLLKALLDLNQRRTAEVIVEKALSDDLYVHEC; this is encoded by the exons ATGACAACCTTCGTTAAG gttctgttgttgttgttgttggcgtGCTCGGCCGCCTTACCCGCGATGTCATTGCCGCTGCCTGGCGTGGACTCTGTGGGCAACAGGACGCGACGACATGTCCATTGCAGATACGAGCTCGAGTACTCGCATAACAACCTCTGCTGTGCGGTCTGTCCAGCTG GAACACACGTGACGGCACACTGCTCCAGATCTGGGGAGATGGGGAAATGTGAGGCGTGTGACGACGGGATAACGTACACCGAACACGCCAACGATCTaaatcagtgtttgaaatgcaCACAGTGTCGCTCAG ATCAGGAGGTTGTAAAGCTGTGCACCGCCACTCTAAATGCGGAATGTCGGTGCAAATCTGGGCTGTTTTGTTCCCCGGACGAAGCCTGTGAAGTGTGCAAGAAATGTAAAAG GTGTGGAAAGGATGAGGAGGTTGTGAGGAACTGCACGGCCACCACCAACACGGAGTGTAAGAAAGTCCCGCCCAAGTCTGACCCTGACTCAG CAAACACCACACTGATTGTGTCATTGATCGGTTTATTGATCGGTTCTGGGATCCTCATCATGGGATGTGCGTTTTTGTGGCGGTGGTGGAAGAAAAGGCAAACGACGG AGCCAGAGAGAAATTCATCTGATGACACGAAAACCGGACAG CATGTCACGGACAACTGTCTCAGCGATGAAACCCGAAGGCCGAACTGGCAACAACTGGTGAGAACCGTTCCTCAGACTGGTACGGAGGAGGAACGTAAAGTGCTGTGTGAAAGCCTCAGCAGCTCAGCCAGTAACTCCCAGCACAGTCTAACCGGCCTGCCCTGCTCCGCCTACAACCCCCCGCAATGCAGCCCCGCGGTTCCCGTGCAACTGCCCAACAGGAgg AAAGACGAGGACTTCCCCAAACTTGTTCCAGTGAACG GCGAGGAGTCTCTGAGGAAGTGCTTCGAGTACTTTGAGGAGGTCGACGTCAACTTCCACAAGAGATTCTTCCGTCAGCTCGGCGTCACGGACAACGTCATCAAGAGCAAAGACAACCTTCCCTACGAAGACCGGATCGACGAGCTGCTGAAGATTTGGATGGAGCGGGAGGGCAGGGACGCCAGCTTAAACTCCCTGCTCAAAGCTCTGCTCGATCTGAATCAGCGGCGGACGGCGGAGGTCATCGTGGAGAAAGCTCTCAGCGATGACCTCTATGTACACGAGTGTTAA